In Littorina saxatilis isolate snail1 linkage group LG8, US_GU_Lsax_2.0, whole genome shotgun sequence, a single genomic region encodes these proteins:
- the LOC138972244 gene encoding eggshell protein 1-like: MDTTLRTAVFFCLVAVISATYIRRGFPLIRPVPVPVPIATKPIIVSQPAIQQRPIIIRQAPAIQQRPIIINHQPSIRRIFRHSQPNIIVINGGGAGGGGGGGGGAGGSGFIGGGRGDNIGGGVIGGGGVIGGGGVIGGGDFIGGGGVIGGGGVIGGGGVIGGGGVIGGGNFIGGGGVIGGGGVIGGGGVIGGGGVSGGGGIIGGGGGGVIGGGDFIGGGGVIGGGGVIGGGGVIGGGGVIGGGGIIGGGGVIGGGGVIGGRGVIGGGGVIGGGSVIGGGGVIGGGGVNGGGGFTGGLRPDLDVVGVDANGRAIVKDSYYRPDSVHIVDAIGHIGGRGGRFYLGDGDSR; the protein is encoded by the exons ATGGACACAACTCTCCGGACCGCCGTTTTCTTCTGTCTCGTCGCGGTCATCTCCGCAACTTACATTCGTAGAG GGTTTCCCCTGATTCGCCCCGTCCCCGTCCCCGTCCCCATTGCAACTAAGCCCATCATAGTAAGTCAGCCAGCTATCCAGCAGAGGCCCATCATCATACGCCAAGCGCCCGCCATCCAGCAGAGGCCCATCATCATAAACCACCAGCCCAGCATCAGGCGTATCTTCAGGCATAGTCAGCCCAACATCATCGTCATCAACGGTGGCGGGGCAGGCGGCGGCGGCGGCGGGGGAGGCGGAGCAGGCGGTAGCGGCTTCATCGGAGGAGGTCGTGGAGACAACATCGGAGGGGGCGTCATCGGCGGCGGTGGCGTCATCGGCGGCGGAGGCGTCATTGGAGGAGGTGACTTCATCGGAGGCGGTGGCGTCATCGGAGGCGGTGGCGTCATCGGCGGAGGAGGCGTCATCGGTGGCGGTGGCGTCATCGGAGGAGGTAACTTCATCGGAGGCGGTGGCGTCATCGGCGGCGGTGGCGTCATCGGCGGCGGTGGCGTCATCGGAGGCGGTGGCGTAAGTGGCGGAGGAGGCATCATCGGTGGCGGTGGCGGTGGCGTCATCGGGGGAGGTGACTTCATCGGAGGCGGTGGCGTCATCGGCGGCGGTGGCGTCATCGGCGGTGGTGGCGTCATCGGCGGCGGTGGCGTCATCGGCGGCGGTGGCATCATCGGCGGCGGTGGCGTCATCGGCGGCGGTGGCGTCATCGGCGGCCGTGGCGTCATCGGCGGCGGAGGCGTCATCGGAGGTGGTAGCGTCATCGGAGGTGGTGGCGTCATCGGCGGCGGAGGCGTCAACGGTGGTGGTGGCTTCACCGGAGGTCTTCGTCCTGACTTGGATGTCGTCGGTGTCGACGCTAACGGCCGAGCCATCGTTAAAGACAGTTATTACCGTCCCGATAGCGTGCACATCGTGGACGCAATTGGCCATATCGGCGGCCGAGGTGGCAGATTTTACCTCGGAGACGGCGACTCACGATAG